AAACAGATGCTGCCCGGGCCGACGCCCAGAGCGCATTGGACCGTGCGGACACGGCTGTGTTGAAGGCCATGACGAAGGCGGCGCTCGAGGCGCAAATGCCCAAGGTCAAGGCCAAGACGGCGGTAGCTGAGCACGCCACTGAGCACGCACCGAAAGTCGCAACCGGGCTCGACGCGCAGGAGGAAAACAAATGATTGACTGGTTCGCCTTTGTCACAGTGGGCCTGACAACCCTTATTGGCGCCGTATTTGTGGTCACCATGTACTCTTTGGGCGTGCGCTTTACAGCAGTGAGTGGTGATGACGCCGGCCGCATCAACCACGTGGCTAGGTGGGGCTCCTATATTTGCTTCGGCTTTTGCGTGCTAGCCGTTGTGACCGCCATCATTTTGATCGTGCCTCCCTTGAACAAGGCGGCTGGCGCCGTCCTCAGCATGATCTTCTAGAGGATTCGTTCGTCAACGCACGACGCCGGGCATGTTCCTTCCGCTACAGCGGCAAGGAACATGCCCGGCGTCGTTAGTTTAAAAACTGGTCAGTCGGAGAGGATCATGTTGGTGATGCGGCAGGTGGAGAGGCGTTGGCCGGCTTCATTGGTCATGACCACCTCGTGGGTGGTGAGTGTCCGGCCCAGGTGAACGGGGGTGGCCGTGCCGGTGACCAGGCCGCCGGCAGCACCGCGATGATGTGTGGCATTGATCTCAATGCCCACCACGCGGGACGTGGGCCCGGCGTGGAAAGCGGCGGCGAAGGAACCCAGCGTCTCGGCTAAAACAACGTGCGCGCCACCATGCAGCAAACCGGTGACTTGCGTGTTTCCCTCCACTGGCATGGTGGCAACCATGGAATCGGCGCTCATGTGAGTGAAGACGATCCCCATCTTCTCCACCAGCGTCCCTACGCCGTGGCGGCTCAGCATGGAATGGTACTCGTCGGGGACCCCTGCGGCGAGGAGTTCGGCGGAACGGGGGTGGGGTGTGAATTTATCGCTCATGATGACTAGGCTTGCACCTGTGAGTGATTCTGCCAAGACGGCCCCCCAGTCCACTGTTGCACCAACCCCCGTAACCGGGACCTCTGCCGAACGTCCGGGAGGCGAAACGCCCAGGATGCTGGTCATTGATGGTCACTCCATGGCGTTCCGTGCCTTCTACGCGCTGCCCCCGGAGAACTTCGCCACCGACACCGGCCAGCACACCAATGCCGTTCATGGCTTCACCTCGATGCTGCTGACCATGATTCGCCAGCAGAAGCCCACCCACGTGGTGGTGGCTTTTGACTTGGACACCCCCACGTTCCGATCTGTGGAGTACACGGAATACAAGGGTGGGCGCAACAAGACGCCGGAGGAGTTCTACGGCCAGATTGATTTGATCATCAAGGTCATGGCCGCCATGCGCATCCCCACCATCTCGGTGGACGGCTTCGAGGCCGATGACATTATCGCCACGCTTTCCGTCCAGGGCGAGGCGGCCGGCTGGGACGTCCTCGTGGTCTCTGGTGACCGTGACGCCTTCCAGCTCATTACCGACAAGGTGCTGGTGCTGTACCCCAAAAAGGGCATCTCCGATATCCCGCCCATGGATGCTGCGGCCGTTCAGGACAAGTACCTGGTCCCGCCCAACCGTTATTCGGATCTGGCCGCCCTGGTGGGTGAATCCGCGGACAACCTGCCCGGCGTGCCTGGCGTGGGGCCCAAGACTGCCGCGAAATGGCTCAAGCTCTATGGCAGCTTGGATGGGGTCCTGGAAAATGTGGACGCCATTGGCGGCAAAGTGGGGGAGTCGCTGCGCAACCATGTTGATGACGTGAAGCGCAACCGGCGCCTGAATCACCTGCTGCGCGACATGGACCTGCCGGTAGCCATCACCGACACCGTACTGCAGTCCCCGGACCGTGAGGCCGTCGAGGAGCTCTTTGACGCCCTCCAGTTCAACACGCTGCGCAAGCGCCTGTTTGACCTCTTTGCCGAGGAGGAACCGGACGACGCCGGAGAAGCTCACCAAGTGCCCGTTCACCAGGTTCTCACCGAGGCAGCCGCCCTGACGCAGTGGCTTGCCGCCGGTACAGCTGGCGCCCCTGTGGCGGTGGATGTGCTCAGCGAAAAGGCAGGGCTGGCCTTCGAAGCCGTTGCGGTGGCGCTGGTACGTAAGGATTCCGCCGTCGTGGTTGAACTGGGAACCGCCGATCAGGAGCTGGAGTCAGCTCTGGCCGCATGGCTTGGCTCCGATGGGCCCAAGGTAGTTCACGAGTACAAGGAGGCGCTCAAGGCGCTTTCTGTCCGCGGGCTGACGCTGTCTGGTGTTGTCGATGACACCTCCTTGTCCGGTTACCTGATTCAGCCGGATCGCCGCAGCTACGAGCTCTCTGCGCTGAGCCAGGTACACCTGAAGGTGTCCTTTGAGTCCGGCGGCGGAGAATCCGGGCAGCTGGACTTGGGCCTAGAGGGTGATGCAACCTTCAGCGATGCCGTCCAGCGCGGCTACGTGGCCTTATTGCTGAGTGAACACTTCGCACCCATGCTGGTGGAGCGCGGTGCCGCCAACTTGCTGCACGAGCTGGAACTACCGCTTGCCGCGATTCTGGCCACCATGGAATTGACAGGTATAGACGTCTCGCAGGAGCGTCTGACCACGCTGCTCACAGATTTCACCGCGGCCATGAATGCGGCGCAAGAAGCTGCCTTTGCCGCTATTGGCCACGAGGTCAACCTTGGCTCTCCCAAGCAGCTGCAGGAAGTGCTCTTTGAGGAATTGGGTCTGCCCAAGACCAAGAAGATCAAGACCGGTTACACCACCGATGCGGCGTCCTTGAAGATGCTGCTGGAGAAGACCGGCCATGAATTCCTGGCGCAGCTCATGGCTCATCGTGAGGCCTCCAAGCTGAAGCAAATGGTGGAAACGCTGAAGAAGTCCGTGGCGGAGGACGGCCGCATTCACACCACCTACGCCCAGAATGTTGCCGCGACTGGCCGGTTGTCCTCCAACAACCCCAATCTGCAAAACATCCCGATCCGAACCGAAGAAGGACGCCGAGTCCGGGACATCTTCGTGGTCAGTGAAGGCTATGAATGCCTGCTGGCCGCGGATTACTCGCAAATTGAAATGCGCATCATGGCCCACCTCTCCGGTGACGCTGGCCTGATTGAGGCCTACGCGCTGGGCGAGGATTTGCACCGCTATGTGGGCTCACATGTGTTTGGTGTGGCCCCGGAAGAGGTCACTTCCGCCATGCGTTCCAAGGTCAAGGCCATGTCCTATGGTCTGGCCTACGGGCTGACCAGCTTTGGCCTGTCCAAGCAGTTGGAAATCTCGGTGGATGAAGCCCGCACCCTGGTCAAGGACTACTTTGACCGGTTCGGTGGGGTACGCGACTACCTGCGCGGTGTGGTGGAACAAGCGCGCATTGACGGCTACACCTCCACCATTGAGGGCCGCCGACGCTACTTGCCGGATCTGGCCAGCACCGACCGCCAGCTGCGTGAACTGGCAGAACGTGTGGCACTGAATTCACCCATCCAGGGTTCAGCTGCCGACATCATCAAACAGGCCATGCTCGGGGTCGACGGGGCGCTCAAGGACCAGAGCCTGAAGTCGCGGATGCTGTTGCAGGTCCATGATGAATTGATCCTGGAAATCTGGCCGGGGGAGCTTGACGCAGTCAAGGCCCTGGTCATCGTACAGATGGGTGCCGCCGCACAGTTGCAGGTCCCCCTGGAAGTGCAGGTGGGTCTGGGCGCCAGCTGGAACGACGCCGGCCACTGACACCCTCCATCATCAGCTGACTCAACCCACCAGGAGCCACCATGAGCACCGCCAGCGAGAAGTCCACCCGCCACCAACGTCCCTTTCCCTATGAGCTGCGTTCCTTCCCTGTTCGTTTTGAGAACGGAGAAGTTCCCTCAGAAGTGGGCCATTGGATCCAGGCGGTTGCCCTGGGCTTCTATGGGGCCGCCCCTGCTCCGGAGTTGTATCAACACCTGGTGACGGCCGAGCAGGTGGACGGGCGCATGGTCATCGGCGCCTATTTGACCGACTCCGTGGCACCGGCGGGTGCATGGGGTGTTCACTACCCGGTGGCAACCTACGCCTACCACCGAAAGACGCTCAACGTGGGTGCGGGAACGTTGCTTCCAGTCCATCAGATCACTGCCGTCACAGTGCGCCCCAGCCACCGCCGTCGTGGATTGCTCAGGGCCATGATGAGCTCGGACCTGGCTCAGGCCAAGGCGGCAGGGCTTCCAATGGCGGCACTGACAGCGTCGGAAGCCACCATTTACGGGCGGTTCGGCTTCGGCGTGGCCACTCACGAATGCTCGGTGGAAGTTGACGTCAAGGGCGGCCTGATGTTCCATAATCCGGCCGCAGCACGGCAAGGCAGTGTGGAAGTGGCTGATGCCCAGGTCATCCTCGAGCTGCACAACGAGGTCTTCGCCAAGGTCCATGGATCAACGTATGGCTCCATCGGCCGCCAAGACACGTACCGTTTCATGGCGGCCGGTCAGGGCAGCTACGAATCGATGGAGCCCATCAAGAAGATTCGGGCCGCGCTGCACTACAACGCCGCTGGGGAGCTGGACGGCTATGTAACGTACACGCCCAGCGAGGGCAAGGATCGCTCCTCGGTGGAAATCGTGGATCTGCTGGCAGCCACCGAGGACGCCTATCTGGCCCTGTGGAACTACTTGGGCTCCTTGGACTTGATCGATGTCATCACGTGGGATCGGGCGCCGCTGGTTGATCCGCTGGAATGGGCCATTGCCGCCAAGCGGGACTACCGGCGTTCCAAGACCGAAGATTTGCTGTGGCTGCGCATTCTCGATGTCCCAGCCGTACTGGCGGCGCGGCACTATCAGCACGACGGAAGCATCACCGTACATGTGGGCGACCAATTGGGGCATGCCTCCGGGTTGTTCCGCATAGAGGTCGACGGCGGCAGGGCCACGGTGACACGGCTGGCCGAGACTGCTGGGGGAGCCGAGCATCACGGCCTCAGGGATCACCTCGATGGCCACGCCGCAGCCTATCCGGACAGTCACGTGGACGTGGATGAGGCACCTGAACTAAGTCTTGGTGTTGCTGAACTCTCCAGTTTGTATCTTGGCGGGGTATCGGCGCGGACTTTGAGTGCTGCCGGCCGCCTTCAAGAATACAAATCCGGGGCTGTAGACCGCTTCGATGCTCTCTTCAGCCCGACGAGCACGCCCCACTGTTTGACCCACTTTTAAGACAAGCGGGGGTAACGCCACGCGCCCCGGGAACCAAGCCATAAGGTCACCGCGGCGGCGGAGGCGTTGACAAGAAGCAGTGAGATGAGCACCAAAAGCTGAATGAGTCCGGCGTCGATCGGGGCGGCACCGCCTAAAATCATGCCCACAAAGGCGCCGGGCAAGGTGACTAAGCCGGCCGTGCGGGTCTGATCCAGCGTGGGAAGTATGGCCTCTCCGGCGACTGGGCGGGCAACCATGAGGCGGGCTGCCGGCCACTGGAAGCCCAAGGCCACGGCTGCCTCCACTTCATGGTGTCGCAGCGTGAGTTCATCGCGGACTCGTCGCCCCGATAACGTCACAGCGGACATGGCGCCACCAATCTGTTGCCCAACCACGGCAATGATGGCCAGCGCGCTGAAGGGGACAACGCCCAGGGCGAACATCAAGACAGCAACGGGGATGACCCCGGCGGCGATGGGAATTGCGGCAATCCACCAGCGGCCGTCCGAGGCAACCCGCCGCCCCGACGTCCACACCGCCACCGTGAACATCAGTGCCACGAAGCAAAAGGCCCAGGGGCCGCGGTCGGACAGCCACGCTATGACAAGCACCACAGCGGCGAGCTGCAGAAGTGCGCGCAGCCCCGCAAACAGCATGTCCCAGGGGGATCGGCCAAGCGCCAGACGCCACAGCGCAGCGGCCAAAATCAGCATGACGGCAAGCAATATCCACGCGTTCGGGCCCAGAATGAGAAGCGTCGAGTTATCCACGATTGTCATTATGGCAAGTCACCGGTGAACTTTTGCGCTCCTTGTCCCAAACAACTAGACTAAATAGGCATGTCATGCGTGAAATGGGCCGTTTCGGCGGTCTTGTGACGCGCAGCACGTGCACCAAGTATTTCGCAGGAACCCCTGCAACCATAATAATTCCGGTTCCCACCGGGCTGGCAGCGACCTTTCGCGGCCGGCTTGGGAATTGGCGAAACCAACTATCCACATCGGAGCCCCTACTACATGACCATCACGACCCCGAGAAGACAAGTACTCCTGTTGTTGCAATCAACGACATTGGTACTGCTGAAGAATTTCTCGCCGCAGTGGACGCAACCATCAAGTACTTCAACGACGGAGATCTCGTCGAAGGTGTAGTTGTCAAGGTTGACCGCGACGAAGTTCTGCTCGACATCGGTTACAAGACCGAAGGTGTCATCCCCTCCCGTGAGCTGTCCATCAAGCACGACGTTGATCCCGGTGACGTTGTCGCCGTTGGCGATCAGGTCGAAGCCTTGGTCCTCACGAAGGAAGATAAAGAAGGCCGCCTGATCCTCTCCAAGAAGCGCGCTCAGTACGAGCGTGCCTGGGGCGACATCGAGAAGGTCAAGGAAGAAGATGGTGTCGTTACCGGTACCGTCATCGAAGTGGTCAAGGGTGGACTTATCCTCGACATCGGCCTGCGCGGCTTCTTGCCCGCATCGCTGGTCGAGATGCGCCGTGTGCGCGACCTGGCTCCCTACATCGGTCAGCAGATCGAAGCCAAGATCATCGAGCTGGACAAGAACCGCAACAACGTTGTTCTGTCCCGCCGTGCCTGGCTCGAGC
The Arthrobacter alpinus genome window above contains:
- the polA gene encoding DNA polymerase I gives rise to the protein MAFRAFYALPPENFATDTGQHTNAVHGFTSMLLTMIRQQKPTHVVVAFDLDTPTFRSVEYTEYKGGRNKTPEEFYGQIDLIIKVMAAMRIPTISVDGFEADDIIATLSVQGEAAGWDVLVVSGDRDAFQLITDKVLVLYPKKGISDIPPMDAAAVQDKYLVPPNRYSDLAALVGESADNLPGVPGVGPKTAAKWLKLYGSLDGVLENVDAIGGKVGESLRNHVDDVKRNRRLNHLLRDMDLPVAITDTVLQSPDREAVEELFDALQFNTLRKRLFDLFAEEEPDDAGEAHQVPVHQVLTEAAALTQWLAAGTAGAPVAVDVLSEKAGLAFEAVAVALVRKDSAVVVELGTADQELESALAAWLGSDGPKVVHEYKEALKALSVRGLTLSGVVDDTSLSGYLIQPDRRSYELSALSQVHLKVSFESGGGESGQLDLGLEGDATFSDAVQRGYVALLLSEHFAPMLVERGAANLLHELELPLAAILATMELTGIDVSQERLTTLLTDFTAAMNAAQEAAFAAIGHEVNLGSPKQLQEVLFEELGLPKTKKIKTGYTTDAASLKMLLEKTGHEFLAQLMAHREASKLKQMVETLKKSVAEDGRIHTTYAQNVAATGRLSSNNPNLQNIPIRTEEGRRVRDIFVVSEGYECLLAADYSQIEMRIMAHLSGDAGLIEAYALGEDLHRYVGSHVFGVAPEEVTSAMRSKVKAMSYGLAYGLTSFGLSKQLEISVDEARTLVKDYFDRFGGVRDYLRGVVEQARIDGYTSTIEGRRRYLPDLASTDRQLRELAERVALNSPIQGSAADIIKQAMLGVDGALKDQSLKSRMLLQVHDELILEIWPGELDAVKALVIVQMGAAAQLQVPLEVQVGLGASWNDAGH
- a CDS encoding hotdog fold thioesterase; the encoded protein is MSDKFTPHPRSAELLAAGVPDEYHSMLSRHGVGTLVEKMGIVFTHMSADSMVATMPVEGNTQVTGLLHGGAHVVLAETLGSFAAAFHAGPTSRVVGIEINATHHRGAAGGLVTGTATPVHLGRTLTTHEVVMTNEAGQRLSTCRITNMILSD
- a CDS encoding GNAT family N-acetyltransferase, with protein sequence MSTASEKSTRHQRPFPYELRSFPVRFENGEVPSEVGHWIQAVALGFYGAAPAPELYQHLVTAEQVDGRMVIGAYLTDSVAPAGAWGVHYPVATYAYHRKTLNVGAGTLLPVHQITAVTVRPSHRRRGLLRAMMSSDLAQAKAAGLPMAALTASEATIYGRFGFGVATHECSVEVDVKGGLMFHNPAAARQGSVEVADAQVILELHNEVFAKVHGSTYGSIGRQDTYRFMAAGQGSYESMEPIKKIRAALHYNAAGELDGYVTYTPSEGKDRSSVEIVDLLAATEDAYLALWNYLGSLDLIDVITWDRAPLVDPLEWAIAAKRDYRRSKTEDLLWLRILDVPAVLAARHYQHDGSITVHVGDQLGHASGLFRIEVDGGRATVTRLAETAGGAEHHGLRDHLDGHAAAYPDSHVDVDEAPELSLGVAELSSLYLGGVSARTLSAAGRLQEYKSGAVDRFDALFSPTSTPHCLTHF
- a CDS encoding ABC transporter permease, translating into MDNSTLLILGPNAWILLAVMLILAAALWRLALGRSPWDMLFAGLRALLQLAAVVLVIAWLSDRGPWAFCFVALMFTVAVWTSGRRVASDGRWWIAAIPIAAGVIPVAVLMFALGVVPFSALAIIAVVGQQIGGAMSAVTLSGRRVRDELTLRHHEVEAAVALGFQWPAARLMVARPVAGEAILPTLDQTRTAGLVTLPGAFVGMILGGAAPIDAGLIQLLVLISLLLVNASAAAVTLWLGSRGAWRYPRLS